A single window of Flavobacteriales bacterium DNA harbors:
- a CDS encoding phosphosulfolactate synthase: MNFELSYIPERTTQPRTHGITMMMDKGLSVRQAEDFCQTSAHLTDFVKLGFGTAYVTTHLEDKLRIYREAGMKPYFGGTLFEAFQVRKSRKDFRKVLDKYKMEVVEVSDGSIVLPHGKKCEIISSMAKEYQVLSEVGSKEAGILISPAKWIKMMQTELEAGSWKVIAEARESGTVGIYRPSGTAHVALVNKIVAKVKPEDIMWEAPKKSQQAWFIKYFGSNVNLGNIGPEEVIPLETLRLGLRGDTFFDFLPENLVKRQTS, encoded by the coding sequence ATGAACTTTGAACTTTCCTACATCCCGGAGCGCACAACGCAGCCGCGTACGCATGGCATCACCATGATGATGGACAAGGGACTCAGCGTTCGGCAAGCAGAAGATTTTTGTCAAACAAGCGCGCACCTGACGGATTTTGTAAAACTCGGATTCGGGACGGCTTACGTAACCACCCACCTGGAAGACAAACTCCGCATATATCGCGAAGCAGGCATGAAACCCTATTTCGGGGGCACACTGTTCGAAGCTTTCCAGGTGAGAAAGTCACGAAAGGATTTTCGCAAAGTTCTTGACAAGTATAAAATGGAAGTGGTGGAAGTATCCGATGGCTCCATCGTGCTTCCCCACGGCAAAAAGTGTGAGATCATCAGCAGCATGGCCAAAGAGTACCAGGTGTTGTCGGAAGTGGGCTCAAAGGAAGCCGGCATCCTGATCAGCCCGGCCAAATGGATCAAGATGATGCAAACCGAACTGGAAGCAGGTTCCTGGAAAGTGATCGCCGAAGCCAGGGAAAGTGGAACGGTAGGCATCTACCGTCCGAGCGGTACCGCCCACGTGGCGCTTGTGAATAAAATCGTTGCCAAGGTAAAACCCGAAGACATCATGTGGGAGGCTCCGAAAAAATCCCAGCAGGCATGGTTCATCAAATACTTCGGCAGCAACGTGAACCTGGGTAACATCGGGCCGGAAGAAGTGATTCCTCTTGAAACACTGCGCCTGGGGTTACGGGGAGATACCTTTTTCGATTTCCTCCCGGAAAACCTGGTCAAACGTCAAACATCCTAA
- a CDS encoding rhodanese-like domain-containing protein, producing MKEITPAELKERLDRHDDIQLIDVREAYEREAGNIGGDHIPMQSILASLDMVAKDKDVVVYCRSGARSASVTQALEHRLQHPSIYNLRGGLMAYAREVDPSIQVA from the coding sequence ATGAAAGAGATCACCCCGGCGGAACTGAAAGAACGACTGGACCGGCACGATGACATTCAATTGATCGATGTGAGGGAAGCTTACGAGCGTGAAGCCGGTAACATCGGCGGAGACCATATTCCCATGCAATCCATCCTGGCATCACTCGATATGGTGGCAAAAGACAAGGATGTGGTCGTCTATTGCAGAAGCGGAGCCAGATCGGCCTCCGTTACCCAGGCCCTGGAACACCGGCTTCAGCATCCTTCCATCTACAACCTGAGGGGTGGACTGATGGCTTATGCGAGGGAAGTTGATCCATCCATACAAGTAGCTTAG